The following is a genomic window from Aphis gossypii isolate Hap1 chromosome X, ASM2018417v2, whole genome shotgun sequence.
attcataaaaatgttggtataagtagctaagagttgaaaattcaatacaatatttccaTAAGttaagcttataataattataaaagaacttaaattttgatgtattcaggccattaaaacataaaccacctttttcacaaCCACTGAaaatatcctaggctgacaaatcatcttcgttcagaattgtttttcgtatacaatgataattatcattggattcaaatttaaccctcctcaaataatatttaatagtgatGCAcgcggcacctaatgtacaacgGAGCGATACCCACTTCCCCACTTTTTTAagcttaaaataacttatattatttattattattatatatttaactaattattatattgtattgtaaagtaaacacgaattaaaataactaaaattaaaaattaatattatagtctgcatattaattttataaacgttcCGGTTCGTAAAATTTTCCATTTCAAGCACTGGGTATTGTTAACTATTATcggaattgaaaataattaattagtctttttttaatttttctggaATATCTTAACGGCTTGTTTTAgtaatacattcaaataaataaataattaacatggaAGATAACGCGATTATGTGTTACTTCGtagaaattacttttaaaaagtaattgcgttactttaagtaaaatgtaatgaaattaCTACTGCGTTACATACCTACTGAaaaagtaattagtaatttgcGTTACGTTACTACCTACCCATTCTGTTTAGtgcataacttttaaaatcattttgtcacatttattaaattatgaataatgaatgaGAACGGCCATTTTCAACTGATATttcatatgtataatttaaactttatgctAGAATTTAACTTATGTTTAGATGTcaacgtatatttataattacggCGGTGGCCAGAAGGGCGGCAGAGGTGGCAGAGGCGGGGGCAAATGGCCCAACAACAGGATTAGTAAGTTACCAATGATTACACCTACTAattagttttagattctgaatttCTGaatgaagtgatgaatgtattgattttacaatatgtatttttaaatttttttttgtccgtgtacatgataaatagcaaaattttatttttattctttcaaAATGGTAGACACTTTGATTCCAATTTCAGTAGCTTTTTCGATAGAAAGGTGAAATTAATGTATTGGGgaggtcaaaattaaaattctctgTAATTTTCTTAagtgccaaaaaaaaattcaggatAATCGGTAACTTTTAGCATAATTGATTTTGGATTTTGTAACCTAAATCAAATCACTGTTGatacataacattttcacTGAATGTTCATATTAGCGTTTGCtacaaatcttaaaattttccaAATGTTTTAGTTACTTCAAGCTGTCAATACAATTCTATTCTTTGGgtcaaaaagtttgaaaatgtatttaatacacgGTTCACTATAAATCGATATAATAGCggttggaaaatattaaaaatatatgcatggttttttttttagaactgtttaacttcaaattttgacaaaacgcactaaattgaaaattttcatattatttttagttaaaatatcctTCACTGACAAATCGTCTtcactcagaatcgtttttcgtaggtatacaattatattatcattgagttcaaatttaataccatCCATTAGGGTAATTCACTTATAACCTACTACACAGCTCTAATTCACTTACTCTCTTTTTATGGTTTTGATTTAGTTCtatcttaatatattgtattgtaaatataatggttGTATCAAGTCAATATCTGTGTCAAGTGTATCAAACCTAACTCgtgtaataacaacaaattaactaaaactcaagtgtatacattttttcttttatacttcGCTATTAAAATACTCTTTAAGTACTTTATTGATTTGAACCAATAATGATAAAGctctttttttaacttaatatataatttatacctattaatgtgTAATCAATGTAACCAGACACAGATATTAGGGGTGTATCTATTTGTGATTGTCCATTTTTCAGTCCACCTATAGAAAAGAACTTGTTCAACATTTTCATTTGGTATATACCATTTATTGCGTTcactttgtattaatttcaatttaaaaaactactgattttgtttgtttttcatacttattttaaattaaacagttagtgatattattttaggatTTAGTTACAtagctttaatatattagatataacgtcttgttttaaaataacttcatTGCTCAAAATCTACTGAGCAAAATTATGTCTCCCAGCAAAATATGGGCTTCCtgaaattaggtatttaaatttatcatggatatgttttaatttcaattcttTTGATCTTCTAGAATGCAATTTTTGCCAAAAAATCGgccagcagcagcagcaacaacaaAACAAGATGCTGCCAATGTGGCAGCACAAAAAGCGGAGAGGGCGAAAAAGGCAGCAGAGGCAGCTTTAACCTTGTCTGAAAAGCTTCAAGCTGAGGCTGCAAAGCTTGAAGCCGAGGCTAATGCTGCCTCTGCTGTCTCTGCTGGCAGCAGCACCTCCAGCACCACCACAACAACcacataaaactaataaaattaataaaaaaatatttaatataaaatatatgtttttatttcctggtcataaatttaaatttaacattagtgTTTGTCATGGTTAATAtaatcatcaataattatatgataatcaaAATAGTCATAACCAACATTCATCAATATCAAAGAGTAACTTCTTGTCAGCGTACTTTATGCAGGAAGAGGATATTTAGTTTCCCTAAGATGCTCATAACCATGGACTCCCAAGGCAAACCTCATTTTGAAGCCCATTACTATAGTGTCATTGGTCCACTTCCGAGTGGGTGTACTTAAAGCAGATATCTGATCATCATTAAGGAATTGGTTGTAACAATTCATTAGCTTTCTTAACTTTGGTCTGTAAGTGTTCAACTTCCAGCTGAACTAGCTTGTTTTCTTCTTCAACCTTTTCAAGttctttaatttcttttttcatgTGGTCATTCTCATCTTTTAGGCGATTCATTTCAGCTCTAATTTTTTCAAGTTCTTCCTGCAAAGCAAAAGAAAACATTGAACAAATAGAAccatgtgtaaatataaaaatataatgtacaatttaaagtttgtattaattatgtatataaattcataatttaaattaacacttCTTTGCCTATAACCTTCAAACTTTACATGtaccttattaaaattacataaatcaacatatatcaaatatttaaaccgcaaaatgataaatattataatttattagacttACTATTGGATCTAGTGACAAACATTCCTCTCCAGGCAGCTAACAGGTTCAGAGTGATTCTCACTGATGGTAACATTGCTTTCTATTgactaatatataaacaagattaaaattaaagataaaacaatttaaaatttaacttactgTAGCCTGTGATAATCGTTTTTCAGTCgaagatacatttttcttaagaTTATCACTACTCAAATTTCCTATAGTctgtaaaataagtaataaacaacattaaaacattaaatacattaaaacgattaaaattattaccaataatagtaatacattttcatatataatttagataacaAAGCTACTATtctgtacttaaaataatttgttttaataatggtatacctataccttATACAAGGATTTTATTTTGGTCTCCAACATGCGAGAGGGATTGGGCACATCAATGAGTGTTGGAATTGCATTTGATTTTAGTTTCTTTAAACCATCCAGACGATGCTGTTCGAATTGGTTTTCCTCAAAATGAATCTATTGAAATAAGCATaagatatgaaattattttctgatcttattataggtaggtacttcttataagtataatataatatattaatgtatggaGTAAATTAtagaagatatattataacataaattattatacctaccttaaactaaaaaacttaCTTCACACAACTCCGACGACTCTGTAGGTACCCATTTATCTCGGAGACAATTTTGAAGCCAAATTTTTCGTCTTGAAATATCTTTGGGAAATCGAAATAAACGAATACCTTTTCTTCGGGAATT
Proteins encoded in this region:
- the LOC126552643 gene encoding THAP domain-containing protein 2-like; its protein translation is MGGCTAVNCSNSRRKGIRLFRFPKDISRRKIWLQNCLRDKWVPTESSELCEIHFEENQFEQHRLDGLKKLKSNAIPTLIDVPNPSRMLETKIKSLYKTIGNLSSDNLKKNVSSTEKRLSQATSIESNVTISENHSEPVSCLERNEELEKIRAEMNRLKDENDHMKKEIKELEKVEEENKLVQLEVEHLQTKVKKANELLQPIP